One genomic window of Centroberyx gerrardi isolate f3 chromosome 15, fCenGer3.hap1.cur.20231027, whole genome shotgun sequence includes the following:
- the sertad2b gene encoding SERTA domain-containing protein 2b has translation MFGKGAKRKLDEDEEGLEGKALAPSVAGGGMGLGPEGLSKVSYTLQRQTIFNISLMKLYSQRPLGEPSLERRVLINNMLRRIQDELKQEGSLRPLLLPPSPPPDDPMDEGFREAPPSFGVLATAQLSQPSALLMPAIAPPPSPHPLVPPACQASQACPAPLGACPAPLEACLTPASLLEEDGGDSAFCASSPPTPPLSPPPAPPLPPPSALLTQVSPRVAVPASSNDSFPSALSDIELGPPTAITRTAAANTMTTTTSPAPSPVTQLPQLAPQTPTPTGPPRDSRAAGAKPEAAGVLLAEARCAEVRPMDTLPTLPPGVLVDITSSPSCPPSSSSPSGFLSDLALDDVLFADIDTSMYDFDPCTTAGAVGAAAGGGLAKLSPVVTADDLLKSLASPYSGPAPQVSANQPFKIDLTELDHIMEVLVGS, from the coding sequence ATGTTCGGTAAAGGTGCGAAGCGGAAGTTGGACGAGGATGAAGAGGGGCTGGAAGGCAAAGCGCTGGCGCCGTCGGTGGCGGGCGGAGGAATGGGCTTGGGTCCCGAGGGCCTGTCCAAGGTGTCGTACACCCTGCAGCGCCAGACCATCTTCAACATCTCCCTGATGAAGCTGTACAGCCAGCGGCCGCTCGGCGAGCCCAGCCTGGAGCGCCGCGTCCTCATCAACAACATGCTGCGCCGCATCCAGGACGAACTCAAGCAGGAGGGCTCCCTGCggccgctgctgctgccgccctCGCCGCCGCCAGATGACCCCATGGACGAGGGCTTCCGCGAGGCCCCGCCCTCCTTTGGCGTCTTGGCGACGGCCCAGCTATCCCAGCCTTCGGCGCTGCTGATGCCAGCGATCGCCCCGCCGCCTTCACCCCACCCCCTGGTGCCTCCCGCCTGCCAGGCGTCCCAGGcctgccccgcccccctggGGGCCTGCCCCGCCCCTCTGGAGGCCTGCCTCACGCCGgcctcgctgctggaggaggacggCGGAGACTCGGCCTTTTGCGCTTCGTCCCCGCCCACTCCTCCTCTGTCGCCTCCCCCGGCGCCGCCTCTGCCGCCACCATCGGCCCTCCTCACCCAGGTGTCCCCCCGGGTCGCTGTGCCTGCCTCGTCCAATGACAGCTTCCCCTCCGCTCTGAGTGACATTGAGTTGGGCCCTCCCACAGCCATAACAAGGACAGCAGCAGCTAATACGATGACCACGACTACCTCCCCAGCTCCCTCACCGGTCACCCAGCTCCCCCAGTTAGCGCCCCAAACCCCGACACCCACGGGTCCACCCAGAGACAGCAGGGCCGCGGGCGCTAAACCAGAGGCGGCTGGCGTCTTGCTAGCGGAGGCCCGCTGCGCCGAGGTTCGGCCGATGGACACTCTGCCTACACTGCCCCCCGGTGTCCTAGTAGACATtacctcttctccttcctgcccgccctcctcttcctcgccctCGGGGTTTCTCTCGGACTTGGCGCTGGACGACGTCCTGTTCGCCGACATCGACACGTCCATGTATGACTTTGACCCGTGCACGACGGCGGGGGCGGTGGGcgcggcggcgggcggcggcCTTGCCAAGCTGTCGCCGGTGGTGACGGCCGACGACCTCCTCAAATCGCTGGCGTCGCCGTACAGCGGACCCGCCCCCCAggtttcagccaatcagcctTTCAAGATTGACCTGACAGAACTGGACCACATCATGGAGGTGCTGGTGGGCTCGTGA